TCTGCGGCATGCGGTCATTACCTCGGTCGATCGTGACGATCTCCCCGACTTCGGCGCGTTTATCTTCGCCGAAACGATTCGTCAGATCCATCAGCGCCTGCCCGGCTGCTCGATTGAAGTGCTCGTGCCCGATTTTCAGGGCAACGAAGACTCAATCCGCACCGTGCTCGAGGCGCGACCCGACATCTACAACCACAATACGGAAACGGTGCCGCGCCTCTACAAGAAGGCGCGCCCCGGCGGTCGCTACGAGCGGCTGCTGGAAATTTTCCGGATCGCCAAGCGTATCGCCCCCGATATCCCCACCAAGACCGGCATCATTCTGGGTCTCGGCGAGACCAACGAAGAAGTCGTCGAGGTCATGAAGGAGCTCCGTTCCGTCGACGTCGACATTCTCACGCTCGGCCAGTACCTCCGCCCCTCCGACGGACACATCGCGCTCGATCGCTATGTCACGCCCGAGGAGTTCCGCGAGCTGTACCTGGTCGGTATGCAACTCGGCTTCAAGCATGTCGAAAGTGGCCCGCTCGTGCGCTCCAGTTACCACGCGTGGGAGCAGGTGCAGGCCGCCGGCGTCTGACCGGACGCGCATCGCTCGACCTCGTATTTCACACCTGAACACTCCCCATGTCGACCGCGAAAACCCGCAAGAAGGGCGAGACTGTGCGCGCCGATGCCAAGGCTGATGCCAAAGCATCGGAGGTCACGTCGGCCGCCACGAATCGTGAGCTGCTCTATTCGATGCTGTTGCAGCGTCGTTTCGAGGAGCGCGTCGCCGAGATGTATGCCATCGGACGTATCGGCGGCTTCTGTCATTTGTACATCGGACAGGAAGCCATTTCGACCGGCGTGATCTCGTTGCTTCGCGCCGACGATTACATCATCACGACGTACCGTGATCATGGTCAGGCACTGGCCCGCGGCATGACGCCACGCGCCGCGATGGCGGAGTTGTTCGGACGGCAGGACGGCTGCGCGAAGGGTAAGGGCGGCTCCATGCACATGTTCGACAAGCAGCTCGGATTCCTCGGTGGACATGGCATCGTCGGCGGTCACATTCCGATCGCCGCCGGTGTCGGCTTCGCCATCAAGTACCGCGGCGGCGATCAGGTGATTGTCTGTTTCATGGGCGAGGCGGCCGTGAACAACGGCGCGTTCCACGAAGCGCTCAACATGGCGGCGCTGTGGAAGCTGCCGTGCCTGTTCATCATCGAGAACAACCGCTACGGCATGGGCACCGCCGTCGAGCGCGCCTCGGCCATTCACGACATCTACAAGCGCGGCGCGTCGTACGACATGCCGCGCGATGTGGTCGATGGCCAGGACGTGCACGCCGTGCGCAAAGCGACCGAAGAAGCGATCGAGCGCGCGCGCACCGACGGTACGCCGACGCTGCTCGAAATCCGTACGTACCGCTTCATGGGCCACTCGATGTCCGACGCGGTGAGCGGCACGTATCGCACGAAGGAAGAGCTGGAGCAGTACCTCAAGCGCGACCCCATCGCGCTGCACCGTCAGCGCATGGAAGAGGCAGGAGAGATTTCGCCCGCCGACGTGGCCGCGATGGACGAAGAGATCAAGAAGATCGTGCAGGACAGCATCGACTTTGCTGAGCAGAGCCCGGAGTTGCCGCTCGAGGCGCTCATGGAAGACATCCTCGTCGAAACCACGAGCTGAGAGCCCAACGACCATGGCCGTGATCACGTACCGCGATGCGCTCAACATGGCGCTCCGCGAAGAAATGCACCGCGACGACCGCGTATTCCTCATGGGTGAGGAAGTCGCCGTCTATCAGGGCGCGTACAAAGTTTCGAAAGGACTGCTGCAGGAATTCGGTGAGATGCGCGTGGTCGACACGCCGATCACCGAACTCGGCTTCGCCGGCGTCGGCGTCGGCGCCGCGATGGCCGGATTGCGTCCGATCATCGAGTTCATGACGTGGAACTTCGCGCTGCTGGCGATCGACCAGGTCGTCAACGCCGCAGCGAAAATGTTGTACATGTCAGGCGGTCAGTTCCCGATGCCGATGGTATTCCGTGGCCCGAACGGCGCCGCGCTGCAACTCGGCGCGCAGCACTCGCAGGCGTGGGAATCGTGGCTGGCGCACATCCCGGGCCTCAAGGTCGTGGCGCCGGCCACGCCGTACGATGCGAAGGGACTGCTCAAGGCGGCCATCCGCGATGACAATCCGGTGTGCTTCCTCGAAGGCGAAATGCTCTACAACACGAAGGGCGAAGTGCCCGACGATGATTACATCGTGCCGATCGGCAAGGCGGAGCTCAAGCGTGAAGGCGAGCATGTGACGCTGGTGTCACATGGCAAGATGGTGCTGGTGGCCCTGCAGGCCGCTGATCAGATGGCGAAGGAAGGCATTACCTGCGACGTCGTCGATCTGCGCACGATCCGCCCGATGGACGTCGACGCGATCACCGCGTCGGTGAAGAAGACCAGCCGGTGCGTCGTGGTGGAAGAAGGATGGGAAGTGTGCGGCGTGGGCGCGCAGGTGGTGGACTACGTCCAGCGCCATTGCTTCGACTACCTCGATGCACCGGTGCTCCGCGTGCATCAGGCCGATGCGCCGATGCCCTACACCAAGAGTCTCGAAAAGGCCGCCAAGCCCGACTTGCCGAAGACGATCGCGGCAATCCGACAGGTTCTCTACCTCGACTGACCGAGCGATCATGGCAACGAAAGTGATGATGGAGGCGCTTTCTCCCACGATGGAGGAAGGACGCCTCGTGAAGTGGGTGAGGAACGTCGGTGATGCCGTGAAGACCGGTGACACCATCGGTGAAGTCGAAACCGACAAGGCGATCATGGAACTCGTCGCCCGCGGTGACGGCGTGTTGCGCGCGCAGTTGATCACCGAGGGCACCACGGCTGCCGTCGGCGCGGTAATCGGGGTGATCGCCGCCGCCGACGAAGACATCGCGGCGCTCACCGGCGGATCCGCGCCGGCGCCCGCCGCGGCTTCACCCGCGCCTGCTGCCCCTGCTGCTGAACCGGCTGCTGCCCTTGCTGCTGCGCCGGCCGCCGCACCGGCTGTCGAGCCGGCCGCCGACGTCGCGGCGCCATCGGGCCCCGTGCGTTCGTCTCCGCTCGCGCGGCGCATGGCCGCCGAGAAAAGGCGTGAACATCGGCGCCATCCATGGCAGCGGACCGGGCGGCCGCGTAATCCGTCGCGACATCGAAGGCGCAGCCGCCGCGGCACCAGTCGCGGCCGCCGCGCCGGCGCCGGCGCCGTCCGCAGCACCGGCGGCCAACGCGTCGTCCAAGGGGGCGCCGACTGCCGTCGCCACCGCCATGCAGATCGACGGCGAATTCAAGGACGTGGCCCTCACGCAGATGCGCAAGACGATTGCACGTCGCCTGAGCGAGTCCATCGGCCCGATACCGACGTTCTATCTCACGTCGGAAATCGACATGACGAAGGTGGGACAGTTGCGCGAGCAGATGGTAGCGAACGGCGATCAGTACAAGGTGTCCGTCAACGACATCATCATCAAAGCCGTCGCCATCGCGCTCACCCGTCACCCTGAGTGCAATGCACACTGGATGACGGATCACATCCGCTATTTCAGCGCGGCGCACGTCGGCATGGCGGTGGCCACCGACGACGGTCTGATCGTGCCGGTGATTCGCGACGCGCAGCTCAAGGGGCTCGGCCAGATCGGTAAGGAGGCGCGCGAGCTCGCCAAGAAGGCACGTGAACGGAAACTGCAACCGGCCGAGTTCACGGGCGGCACGTTCTCCGTGTCCAACCTCGGCATGTTCGGGATCGATCAGTTCACGGCGATCATCAATCCGCCCGAGGCGGCGATTCTGGCCGTCGGCGCGACGGAGACGAAGCCGGTGTGGGAGAACGGCCAGTTCGTGCCGCGGCAGCGCATGCGCGTCACGATGAGCTGCGATCACCGCGTGATCGATGGCGCGGTCGGCGCCAAATTCCTGCAGACGCTGCGCAGTCTGCTCGAAGCGCCCATGATGATGCTCTTCTAGTTCACGACTCCAACGTTCCAGATCCCGGATCGTTACGACACCGCCGCTAGTATCACCGCCAGTACCCGAACGCACCAATCGCCACGCGCAGTTGGTGCGTTCGGCGTTGTCGATCGTCCTTGACGCAGCCCTCAACGCCCGGTCAATGCGACGATTCTCTACGCGCTTAGCGCTGTTCTGTGTCCTGTCAGTGCTC
This region of Gemmatimonas groenlandica genomic DNA includes:
- the lipA gene encoding lipoyl synthase, whose product is MGRHRREALPERKPSWLKVKAPGGANYVRLKQMMQELDLHTVCQEAHCPNIGECWEHGTATFMILGDVCTRNCAYCAVSHGRPPKYDIEEPSRVGQAIAELNLRHAVITSVDRDDLPDFGAFIFAETIRQIHQRLPGCSIEVLVPDFQGNEDSIRTVLEARPDIYNHNTETVPRLYKKARPGGRYERLLEIFRIAKRIAPDIPTKTGIILGLGETNEEVVEVMKELRSVDVDILTLGQYLRPSDGHIALDRYVTPEEFRELYLVGMQLGFKHVESGPLVRSSYHAWEQVQAAGV
- the pdhA gene encoding pyruvate dehydrogenase (acetyl-transferring) E1 component subunit alpha, yielding MLLQRRFEERVAEMYAIGRIGGFCHLYIGQEAISTGVISLLRADDYIITTYRDHGQALARGMTPRAAMAELFGRQDGCAKGKGGSMHMFDKQLGFLGGHGIVGGHIPIAAGVGFAIKYRGGDQVIVCFMGEAAVNNGAFHEALNMAALWKLPCLFIIENNRYGMGTAVERASAIHDIYKRGASYDMPRDVVDGQDVHAVRKATEEAIERARTDGTPTLLEIRTYRFMGHSMSDAVSGTYRTKEELEQYLKRDPIALHRQRMEEAGEISPADVAAMDEEIKKIVQDSIDFAEQSPELPLEALMEDILVETTS
- a CDS encoding pyruvate dehydrogenase complex E1 component subunit beta; this translates as MAVITYRDALNMALREEMHRDDRVFLMGEEVAVYQGAYKVSKGLLQEFGEMRVVDTPITELGFAGVGVGAAMAGLRPIIEFMTWNFALLAIDQVVNAAAKMLYMSGGQFPMPMVFRGPNGAALQLGAQHSQAWESWLAHIPGLKVVAPATPYDAKGLLKAAIRDDNPVCFLEGEMLYNTKGEVPDDDYIVPIGKAELKREGEHVTLVSHGKMVLVALQAADQMAKEGITCDVVDLRTIRPMDVDAITASVKKTSRCVVVEEGWEVCGVGAQVVDYVQRHCFDYLDAPVLRVHQADAPMPYTKSLEKAAKPDLPKTIAAIRQVLYLD
- a CDS encoding dihydrolipoamide acetyltransferase family protein, which produces MNIGAIHGSGPGGRVIRRDIEGAAAAAPVAAAAPAPAPSAAPAANASSKGAPTAVATAMQIDGEFKDVALTQMRKTIARRLSESIGPIPTFYLTSEIDMTKVGQLREQMVANGDQYKVSVNDIIIKAVAIALTRHPECNAHWMTDHIRYFSAAHVGMAVATDDGLIVPVIRDAQLKGLGQIGKEARELAKKARERKLQPAEFTGGTFSVSNLGMFGIDQFTAIINPPEAAILAVGATETKPVWENGQFVPRQRMRVTMSCDHRVIDGAVGAKFLQTLRSLLEAPMMMLF